The sequence below is a genomic window from Blastopirellula marina.
ATGGATGACGGTGGCGAGAAGGACTGCAGATTCACGCCCGGGGGAATGACCTCCATGCGATCCGGCACGTAGTTCTCGTACTTTTCGTACTGCAGCTCGACTTCCTGATTGGTACTGGCCACCACCATCGAGGCGGTTTCTAAAGCGACCTCTTCCGCTTCGATGCGCTGTGCCAACTTGTAGCGGCGTTCGAGGTCTTCGTACGACTTTCCTTTGGCAATCAAACGTTCCTGCTTGACGCGGCCGAGCGAGTGCCCGGTGAACACGAACGGAATGTGCAGCAGCCGGGCAAGTTGTGCCCCGGCCAACCCCGCATCGGCATAGTGGCCGTGAATGAGATCGGGCAGGCCTGCGCGGCGAAAGTGAGCGAGCGTTTGATCGACGAAGAATTCGATATACGGCCAGAGCGATTCTTTGCGGATGTATCGCTTCGGCCCGAAGGGTATCCTCACGATCTTCGCGTTCTCGCAAATTGGTTCTTCGACTTGGGCGTAATCATCAGAAACGCGGTCGTCGATTATCTGCCGCGTAAGAAGTTCAACTTCGGTGACACCGGGCTGCTTGGCCAGTTCCGCGGCCAATTCCAGGACATACTTAACTTGCCCGCCCGTATCCGCATCACGACCGAGTTCGGCATCATGAGCGCGGATTAAGCCATGTAAGCTTATCAGAGCGATCTTCATGGAGAATCATCTTTGGAGGTTGTTGGTAGTGGGAAAGTTTGTGTCGGTTACGCTCCTTCGTTGAAGACGTTTTCATAGAACGACTTGTCTCGGCAAGTTGCTCCATGGTTCTCGCATACTTTCCCTGCGAATCGAGACGCCGCTTCGCCAACCTGTCGCAGTGGGCGGCCCGATATCAGTCCGGCGAGCAGGACTGACGCGAATCCATCCCCTGCGCCGACCGTATCGACCAGGGGCTGGGGTTTGGTGACTGCAACTTCAATGCCATCGCCATCACTTGTGGCAAGAAAGGCCCCCTTCGAGCCGGATGTGATACAGAAATTGGCAACTTCATGCGCCGTACGGAATTTATCAACCGCTTTTCGAACGTCGTCACGCGTATCGCATGGTATCTGTGTGAGTCGATGGAGTTCGTCGTGGTTCAATTTCAGCCAATCGGCTCCATCCACCAACTGACTGACCCACGACTCGTCAAACCAAGGGGGCCGTACATTCAAGTCGACGAAACGCGGCAATTTGCTTTCTTGAATGATCTGACGAATGGTCGCCGCGGTTCGCTCGCTGCGATACGCGAGACTGCCGTAATAGAGATAGGAGTAGTTGCAATAGTCTTCGATGGCTGGGGGTTCGATGTAGTCCCACGCCCGATCTTTCAAAATATCGAAGACAGGTTCACTTCCTTTTAATTTCACTTCCACCGCACCGGTTGCCTTGCCGGCGACGGTTTGGATTTGCTCGGCCGACATGCCCCAGTCGTGCATGGCACTAAGGACTTGCTCTCCGGCTTCATCGTCGCCAATGGCCGATACCATGCAAGGCTGGAAGCCCATGCCATGGACATTCCAGGCAACGTTAAAAGGAGCGCCGCCGAGTACCTGGC
It includes:
- a CDS encoding PfkB family carbohydrate kinase; its protein translation is MSDSTASRSPLILGEVLFDHFPDGRQVLGGAPFNVAWNVHGMGFQPCMVSAIGDDEAGEQVLSAMHDWGMSAEQIQTVAGKATGAVEVKLKGSEPVFDILKDRAWDYIEPPAIEDYCNYSYLYYGSLAYRSERTAATIRQIIQESKLPRFVDLNVRPPWFDESWVSQLVDGADWLKLNHDELHRLTQIPCDTRDDVRKAVDKFRTAHEVANFCITSGSKGAFLATSDGDGIEVAVTKPQPLVDTVGAGDGFASVLLAGLISGRPLRQVGEAASRFAGKVCENHGATCRDKSFYENVFNEGA